TGAAGGAGATCGAAGCGTTCGAGCTGGACTGCCTGTTGGCCCACAGCGGCGAGCTGGCGCGGAGCCGCTGCCAGGAGCTCGGTCAGTCCCTCGATCTGGCGCTCTTGGATCTGCGCCTTCCGGACACGGACGGTCTGAGCCTGGTTCGGGAGATGCGACAGCACTGCCCGCGGATGGAAATCGTCATCATCACGGGGGACGCCACGGTAGAGAGCGCGATCGCCGCGGTGAGCCACGGCGCCTTCGCCTACGTGGTGAAGCCCTTCCGCCCCCAAGACTTGATGCACACGGTGGAGCGGGCCCTGGCCAAGGTCGCGCTGATCCGAGAGCGCGAGACCCTACGCCACGAGCTCGAGCAATCCGAGCTGCACCATCGGGAGGTGGTGGAAGCGGTCCCCGCTCTGGTGCTGGCCCTGGATGCCGGCGGGCGCATCGTGCTCTGGAACCGTCGCTTGGAGGAGATCACCGGGCAATCGCGAGAAGCCATGGTCGGCCGTCCCGGACTCGACATCGTGGGAAGCGGTGGGGATCGGCGTCTGGCGGCTGCAGACGGAACTCAACACTTGATCCGCTGGCAGCTGGCGCACGTGGGCGCCCGGCAGTCGGAGATGATCTACGCCATCGGCATCGACGTGACGGACGAACGGGCCATGCTGCGCCGGACGTTGCGTGCGGAGCGGCTGGCAGCCGTGGGAACGCTGGCCGCTGGCCTGGCTCACGAGGTCCGCAATCCCCTGAATTCCGCAACGCTTCAGCTCCAGGTGCTGCGTCGCCGGATCGAGAAGGGCCAAGCTACGGGAGAGAGCCTGCTCCGGGTGGTCGCCATCGTGGTGGACGAGATCCAGCGTTTGGAACGACTAGTGAAGGACTTCCTGGCCTTCGCCCGGCCGAGCCCCCTCGACGTCCAACCCGCCTCGCTCGACGATCTGATGGGGTCGGTGGTCGAGCAGGTGCGGCCAGAGGTGACGGAAGCCAGCGTCGAGCTGGTCGCCAAGCTGGATGCCCGGACGGCAGCAGTCGAGGTCGATCCCGAGCGGCTGCGGCAGGTGCTCCTGAACCTGGTGCGGAACGCCCTGGAGGCGATGGGTGGGAGCGGCACCCTCACCGTACGAACCCGGCTGGAAACCGACGACAGCGCCGCCATCGAAATCGTGGACACAGGCCCCGGGATCCCGGAAGACGCCCCCATTTTTGACGCGTTTTACACGACCAAGGAAGCCGGCACGGGTCTCGGGCTGGCCATCGTCCACCGCATCGTGGAGGAACACGGTGGCAGCATCGGTTTCGAGTCCCGGCCCGGACGAACCTGCTTCACGGTGCACCTTCCGTTGGTTCACGGGCCGATGACCCTGCGGTAGCTGCGCAGATTCTTCGTCCCCACCGGGAACACGCGCAGGGCAAGCGTCACCCTGCGTCACCCATCCTGAGAAAAGCCAAGATCCGCGTCGCGGCACGGACCGTGCAAGCTGCCGCGACGGGAAGATGGAATCCGGGAGCCGAGGCAGATTTGTCCTGCTCATCGAGGACGAGGCGAACGCTCGCGAGGCGCTGGCCGAGCTCCTCACGGAGTCGGGGTTTGCAGTGGTCGCCTGTGCGAACGCCAGCGACGCCTTGGACCTGATTGGCCGAGAGGTCCCCGACATCGTCCTCACCGACCTCAAGATGGCGGGGCTCACGGGTGACGATCTGGTGAAGAGCCTGGCCCTGACCCACCCGGCGCTTCCCATCGTGATCCTGACGGCCCTGCCTCTGGCTCACGTTCGCGCGGAAACGAGGCAGAAGAGCGCCCGGGTGCTGGAGAAGCCATTTTCCTTCGACCAGCTGCTCTCCGAGCTCGGCCGTCTGCTTCCCCAGGCTGCCGAATGACAATGGCTGTCGCTCGCATTCTGGTCCCCACGGACTTTTCCGAAACCGCTCGGGCGGCGCTCGAAACGGCCTTGCTCATCGCCGACAAGCTCGGTAGCCACGTGGATGTCGTCTACGTCTGGGAGCCGTCGACCACGATCCCGCTCGAGACGATGATGCAGGAGGTGGGAGTGGGCCGGCCGCGATCCATCGGAGACATCGCGCGGCGAGAAGCAATGCGTCGCATGGCGCAGTTCCTCTCGACGGTGAGCCACCCTTCCGGAAGCTTGGGCTCGCGCGTCGAGGTGGGACGTCCCGACGAGCTCATCACCATGCTCGCAGAACAGGGCGGCTACGACCTGATCGTGATGGGAACACACGGTCGCCGTGGACTGTTGCGAGCCATGCTCGGTAGTGTCGCAGAGCGCGTGGTGCGCCATGCCCCCTGTCCCGTACTCACGATTCCCGCGCGCTCCAGCGCCAGCACCTGACGAAGGATAGAGCAGTGAATTTTCGCCGTGTAACCCTCGACGGCAACGAGGCCGTCGCCTCGGTCGCGTACCGCACCAACGAGGTCGTGGCCATCTACCCGATCACCCCGGCGTCCTCCATGGGAGAGCTGGCCGACGCCTGGGCGGCGAGCGGCAAGCCCAACCTCTGGAACCAGATCCCGAGCGTGATGGAGATGCAGAGCGAAGGCGGCGCCGCGGGCGCCGTCCATGGATCGCTGCAGGCCGGCGCCCTCACCACGACGTTCACGGCGTCTCAGGGCCTGCTGCTGATGATCCCGAATCTGTACAAGATCGCGGGAGAGCTCACGCCGCTGTGCATGCACGTCGCGGCGCGCACCATCGCCACGCACGCCCTCTCCATCTTCGGGGATCACTCCGACGTGATGGCCTGCCGAGGCACGGGCATGGCTCTCTTGTGCTCCGGTTCGGTACAGGAGGCTCACGACCTCGCGGCCATCGGCCAGGCCGCCACGCTGATGACCCGCGTGCCGTTCCTGCACTTCTTCGACGGCTTCCGCACCTCCCACGAGGTGGCGACCATCTTCGAGCTGGACGACGAGACGCTGCACAAGATGCTCAGCGAAGACGCGATCGCCGCCCATCGCGAGCGCGCCCTCACGCCGGATCGCCCAGTGGTGCGAGGAACGGCACAGAACCCCGACGTCTTCTTCCAGGCACGGGAAGCCTGCAACCCCTTCTACGACCGGTGTCCGGACGCCGTGGCGGACGCAATGGACCGCTTCGCCGACCTCACGGGACGACGCTATCGGCCCTTCGACTACACGGGGCATCCGGAGGCAGAGCGCGTCATCGTGCTCATGGGCTCGGGCGCCGAGACGGTCCGGGAGGTCGTTCAGCGCGCGGCGGACGCGGGCGAACGCGTGGGTATGGTGGCCGTGCGGCTGTACCGTCCGTTCTCTGCCAAGCACCTCCTGGCAGTGCTGCCCGAAAGCGCGCGTTCCATCGCCGTGCTCGATCGCACCAAGGAGCCGGGCGCCCACGGGGAGCCGCTGTTCCTGGATGTGCTGACGACCTTGGCGGAGAGCGGGCGCGCCATGCCACGCGTCATCGGCGGCCGCTACGGCCTGTCGAGCAAGGAGTTCTCGCCGGCCATGGTCCGCGCGGTGCTCACGGAGCTCACGCAGGATTCGCCCAAGCGGCGCTTCACCGTGGGCATCGTCGACGACGTCACCGGGCTCTCCTTGTCCGTGCGGGAGGAAGACGACCTGGACCACCAGGGCGTGTTCCAAGGCGTGTTCTGGGGCCTCGGCTCCGACGGCACCGTCGGCGCCAACAAGAGCTCCATCAAGATCATCGGTGAGAACACGGACCGCTACGCTCAGGGCTACTTCGTCTACGACTCCAAGAAGTCCGGCGCGGTCACCGTGTCACACCTCCGCTTCGGCCCGGAGCCGATACACTCGCCGTATCTGATCCAGCACTCGGATTTCGTCGCCTGTCACCAGTTCGAGCTGCTCGAGCGCTACGACGTCCTCGCCACCGCACGCGAAGGCGCGACGTTCCTGCTGAACAGCCCGTACCCCAAGGACGAGCTCTGGGCTCACCTGCCGCGGGAGGTACAACAGACGATCATCGACAAGAAGCTCCAGTGCTCGGTGATCGACGCGAGCGCCCTGGCGCGGGACGCCGGCCTCGGCCGCCGCATCAACACCGTGATGCAGGTGTGCTTCTTCGCCCTGTCCGGAGTGCTCCCCAAGGACACCTCGATCGAGTTGGTCAAGAAGTCGATCGCCAAGAGCTACGGCCAGAAGGGCGACGAGATCGTGGAGCGCAACGTGGCCGCCGTGGACGCCACCCTGGCGGCGCTCTCGAGCTTCGAGCCGCCCCGGGAGGTCACCGGCAGCCCACGTCCGCCGGCGGTTCCGCCTCGTGCGCCGGAGTTCGTCCAACGCGTCACCGGCGTCATCTTGGAGGGCAAGGGCGATCTCCTTCCGGTCAGCGCGTTCCCGGTGGACGGAACCTGGCCCCTCGGCACCAGCAAGTGGGAGAAGCGAAACCTGGCGGCGGAGATCCCCGCCTGGGATCCGGATCTCTGCATTCAATGCAACAAGTGCGCGATGGTCTGCCCCCACGCCACCATCCGGGCCAAGGTGTACCCCGAGGCTGCCCTGTCCGGCGCACCGGAAGGCTTCCAGTCGACGACCTGGAAGACCGGTGAGCTCAAGGGCGAACGCTACACCATCCAGGTGGCGCCGGAAGACTGCACCGGCTGTGGTCTTTGCGTCGCCGTGTGCCCGGCAAAGGACAAGAAGAACCCGCGCCACAAGGCCATCGACATGGTCGAGCAGCGACCCCGCCGTGAGCAAGAGGCGGAGCGCTACGACTTCTTCTTGAAGCTACCGGAAGCCGATCGCGGGAAGGTCCACCTGGACGTCAAGCATGCACAGCTGCTCGAACCGCTGTTCGAGTACTCCGGGG
This window of the Polyangiaceae bacterium genome carries:
- a CDS encoding response regulator: MKEAKVLVVDDNVDLAENVVAILKEIEAFELDCLLAHSGELARSRCQELGQSLDLALLDLRLPDTDGLSLVREMRQHCPRMEIVIITGDATVESAIAAVSHGAFAYVVKPFRPQDLMHTVERALAKVALIRERETLRHELEQSELHHREVVEAVPALVLALDAGGRIVLWNRRLEEITGQSREAMVGRPGLDIVGSGGDRRLAAADGTQHLIRWQLAHVGARQSEMIYAIGIDVTDERAMLRRTLRAERLAAVGTLAAGLAHEVRNPLNSATLQLQVLRRRIEKGQATGESLLRVVAIVVDEIQRLERLVKDFLAFARPSPLDVQPASLDDLMGSVVEQVRPEVTEASVELVAKLDARTAAVEVDPERLRQVLLNLVRNALEAMGGSGTLTVRTRLETDDSAAIEIVDTGPGIPEDAPIFDAFYTTKEAGTGLGLAIVHRIVEEHGGSIGFESRPGRTCFTVHLPLVHGPMTLR
- a CDS encoding response regulator, which produces MESGSRGRFVLLIEDEANAREALAELLTESGFAVVACANASDALDLIGREVPDIVLTDLKMAGLTGDDLVKSLALTHPALPIVILTALPLAHVRAETRQKSARVLEKPFSFDQLLSELGRLLPQAAE
- a CDS encoding universal stress protein yields the protein MTMAVARILVPTDFSETARAALETALLIADKLGSHVDVVYVWEPSTTIPLETMMQEVGVGRPRSIGDIARREAMRRMAQFLSTVSHPSGSLGSRVEVGRPDELITMLAEQGGYDLIVMGTHGRRGLLRAMLGSVAERVVRHAPCPVLTIPARSSAST
- the nifJ gene encoding pyruvate:ferredoxin (flavodoxin) oxidoreductase, translated to MNFRRVTLDGNEAVASVAYRTNEVVAIYPITPASSMGELADAWAASGKPNLWNQIPSVMEMQSEGGAAGAVHGSLQAGALTTTFTASQGLLLMIPNLYKIAGELTPLCMHVAARTIATHALSIFGDHSDVMACRGTGMALLCSGSVQEAHDLAAIGQAATLMTRVPFLHFFDGFRTSHEVATIFELDDETLHKMLSEDAIAAHRERALTPDRPVVRGTAQNPDVFFQAREACNPFYDRCPDAVADAMDRFADLTGRRYRPFDYTGHPEAERVIVLMGSGAETVREVVQRAADAGERVGMVAVRLYRPFSAKHLLAVLPESARSIAVLDRTKEPGAHGEPLFLDVLTTLAESGRAMPRVIGGRYGLSSKEFSPAMVRAVLTELTQDSPKRRFTVGIVDDVTGLSLSVREEDDLDHQGVFQGVFWGLGSDGTVGANKSSIKIIGENTDRYAQGYFVYDSKKSGAVTVSHLRFGPEPIHSPYLIQHSDFVACHQFELLERYDVLATAREGATFLLNSPYPKDELWAHLPREVQQTIIDKKLQCSVIDASALARDAGLGRRINTVMQVCFFALSGVLPKDTSIELVKKSIAKSYGQKGDEIVERNVAAVDATLAALSSFEPPREVTGSPRPPAVPPRAPEFVQRVTGVILEGKGDLLPVSAFPVDGTWPLGTSKWEKRNLAAEIPAWDPDLCIQCNKCAMVCPHATIRAKVYPEAALSGAPEGFQSTTWKTGELKGERYTIQVAPEDCTGCGLCVAVCPAKDKKNPRHKAIDMVEQRPRREQEAERYDFFLKLPEADRGKVHLDVKHAQLLEPLFEYSGACAGCGETPYIKLMTQLFGDRLLIANATGCSSIYGGNLPTTPYSTNADGRGPAWSNSLFEDNAEFGFGMRLAVDAQAAKAQNLLSALAGSLDARLIEEILGADQSSSTGIEAQRRRVADLVKALAGVDDPRARDLTGIANYLVKKSVWIVGGDGWAYDIGFGGLDHVLASTLDVNILVLDTEVYSNTGGQQSKATPLGAAAKFASAGKSIPKKDLGLVAMSYGHVYVARVAFGAKDAQTLRAFADAEAYRGPSLIIAYSHCIAHGYDLVHGARQQKLAVDSGVWPLYRFDPRRIDGGQAPLELDSGAPKARVAEYMRGETRFRMVERMDRERFAHLMEQAQHDASRRVALYEQLAHLSVPKEG